In Sphaerospermopsis torques-reginae ITEP-024, the genomic window GGGATTTTTGATTAGATGGCGGGGGTTTAATTTAACAAATGCTTGTGTAAATGCCCTAGAATACAGCCCAGAACTTTTAATTTTGGGTGTATGTTTACGTTGTTGTCGAGTTTTTGTAATTTTCATATCTTTTTTATTAGTGAGGTTAAGATCCCCGACTTCTTGATTAAATCTTTTCTATAAATTCTGATTTTTTCTCAGAAGTCGGGGATCTGAAGTTTATTTAGCAAGTAAAAACCATTCAGCAATCGGACCCAAAACTAATACCGGAAAGAAAGTTAACGCCCCTAGAATTAAAATTACTCCCCCTGTAACTCCAGTAAATAAAGCAGTGTCAGTTCTCAAAGTACCTGCGGTTATGGGTACTGGTTGTTTTCTAGAAATACCATCTGCTAATAACAATAATGCGATAATGGGAATATAACGACCGACTAAAATACTGACACTGGTGCTAAGATTCCACCACAGAGTATTATCTGCCAAACCTTCAAAACCAGAACCATTATTTGCAGCAGCAGAAGCGTATTCATAAACTACTTGAGAAACGCCATGAAATCCTGGGTTATTAATACCTGAAAGCTGATCAGGAAAGGCAAAAACTATTGCCCAAGGAATCAAAACAGCGAAAGGATGAACTAATAAAACTACACTAGATAAAACTATTTCTTGTTTTTCAATTTTTCGCCCTAAAAATTCTGGTGTTCTTCCTACCATTAATCCTGTTAGGAATACTGCTAAAATTAAGTAGATAAATAAGTAGGCTGTACCTGTTCCCTGTCCTCCCCAAATAATTTGTAAAAACAGATTAGAAAGGGTGGAAAATCCCCCCGTAGGCATAAATGAATCTAGCATTCCGTTAACTGCGCCACACATTGTTGCTGTTGTCATCACTGCCCAAATTGCTGTTTGCGCCCAACCAAATCTTACTTCTTTTCCTTCTAAATTAGGTTGTTGTGAACCTAAGAGGGAATTAACAAGAGGATTTCCTTGATATTCACCAATAGCTGTTATTCCTACTAGGAAAACAAAGATAATAAATACCATCGAATATACTAACCATGCTTGTTTGATATTATTAGCAAATACCCCATAGGTGTAAATCAAAGCTGAGGGAATAGAAATCATTGCCCAAGTTTCTAATAAGTTAGAAAAACCATTGGGATTTTCAAATGGGTGGGCTGAGTTAACACCAAAAAAACCACCGCCATTTTCGCCAATTTGTTTGATAATTTCAAAATGGGCAACTGGTCCGCGAGCTATAGCTTGTGTTGCTCCTTCTAATGTTGTTGCTGTTGCTACTCCTGCTAGAGTTTCCGGTACACCAGACATAATTAATAATAATCCCCCCACCACAGACATAGGTAATAAAATTCGGGTAATTGATTTGGTTAAATCAATATAAAAATTACCTAATTTTCTACCAGTTAAACCGCGAATAAAGGCAATTCCTACAGCTAAACCTGTAGCGGCTGAGGTGAACATTAAAAAACCAATAGCAAAGGTTTGACTGGCATAACTAAAGGTTGTTTCTCCAGAGTAATGTTGTTGATCTGTATTAGTTAAAAACGAAATAGTAGTGTGTAATGCTAAATCCCAACTCGGTGTTTTTAGTCCTGTAGGATTAAGTGGTAAAAATCCTTGAATCATGAATATACAAAATACCAAAATTGCCATGACCAGATTGCTAGAAAGTATGGCTTTTGCATATTGCCAACCCGTCATTTCATCTTCAATATTGACTCCAATTAATTTGTAAATTATTCTGTCTATGGGATTTAATACCTTGTCTAATAATGTTCTTTGTCCTAGAAAAACACAAGCAATATATTTTCCTAGTAAGGGCGTGGTGGCAATAACAATTATTAATGTCAATGCTATTTGTAATAAACCTTGTATCATGAATG contains:
- the kdpA gene encoding potassium-transporting ATPase subunit KdpA, with the translated sequence MIQGLLQIALTLIIVIATTPLLGKYIACVFLGQRTLLDKVLNPIDRIIYKLIGVNIEDEMTGWQYAKAILSSNLVMAILVFCIFMIQGFLPLNPTGLKTPSWDLALHTTISFLTNTDQQHYSGETTFSYASQTFAIGFLMFTSAATGLAVGIAFIRGLTGRKLGNFYIDLTKSITRILLPMSVVGGLLLIMSGVPETLAGVATATTLEGATQAIARGPVAHFEIIKQIGENGGGFFGVNSAHPFENPNGFSNLLETWAMISIPSALIYTYGVFANNIKQAWLVYSMVFIIFVFLVGITAIGEYQGNPLVNSLLGSQQPNLEGKEVRFGWAQTAIWAVMTTATMCGAVNGMLDSFMPTGGFSTLSNLFLQIIWGGQGTGTAYLFIYLILAVFLTGLMVGRTPEFLGRKIEKQEIVLSSVVLLVHPFAVLIPWAIVFAFPDQLSGINNPGFHGVSQVVYEYASAAANNGSGFEGLADNTLWWNLSTSVSILVGRYIPIIALLLLADGISRKQPVPITAGTLRTDTALFTGVTGGVILILGALTFFPVLVLGPIAEWFLLAK